One window of the Manihot esculenta cultivar AM560-2 chromosome 14, M.esculenta_v8, whole genome shotgun sequence genome contains the following:
- the LOC110607492 gene encoding DNA polymerase I A, chloroplastic/mitochondrial, which translates to MGFSTTQMPPLGPIGPSYFKFSQSCLCFASLGVPSRPFSNALHRYWVEMPSGVIVNLQAKQEKRILASRNYTAASNLEFATEHYQSTKSSWRQKSETLREYRRLQKSENLREYQMGYSPVKNEHAEDGSSHSVEHGATVADKFNSQKQAFSRNGRGCVVDSNDHAAPVKFSTEQKTTSSRSRTLGNVNGHAIGDKRPSSLSLKIFSRESAQKNGSMVVKGSAPVDNINDEAVDKKKPNGFSLGKISKMHAQTDRSFSMKILKHQRNFNEIEHVGAGLIDGKQTNAKLLVVSDAEKPSNAKQASCLPDIKKRLASVYGKIMVVNNVSVADEVVYKLMHQYRHFVHACDTEVAKIDVKEETPIDHGEITCFSIYSGPKADFGNGKSCIWVDVLDGGGKEILAKFAPFFKDPNIRKVWHNYSFDNHVIENYDFPVYGFHADTMHMARLWNSSRRTDGGYSLEALTGDKRVMSGVQSCYEELIGKVSMKMIFGKNKLRKDGSEGKIITIAPVEELQREERELWICYSALDAISTWQLYESLKHKLCQMPWKVDGKPVGKSMYDFYQEYWKPFGELLVRMETEGILVDRAYLAELEKVAKAEQEVAANRFRNWACKYCPDAKYMNVGSDTQLRQLFFGGIANRKDDTESLPHERMFKVPNVDKVIEEGKKSPTKFRNIKLHKIGDFPAEKYTASGWPSVGGDALKTLAGKVSAEYDFMDNAIVDDCELDTIENSKSKMSSVPNIDKSAYGTAMLAFPRQEEGIEACHAIASLCEVCSIDSLISNFILPLQGSNVASKRGRVHCSLNINTETGRLSARRPNLQNQPALEKDRYKIRQAFIAAPGNSLIVADYGQLELRILAHLADCKSMLEAFKAGGDFHSRTAMNMYQHIHEAVDKGEVLLEWYPQPGEDKPPAPLLKDAFGSERRKAKMLNFSIAYGKTPVGLARDWKVSVEEAKATVDLWYKERQEVLKWQQARKQEARQDGRVHTLLGRARIFPSMAHASNAQKGHIERAAINTPVQGSAADVAMCAMLQISKNDRLKELGWKLLLQIHDEVILEGPTESAEIAKDIVVECMSKPFDGKNILKVDLSVDAKRAQNWYSAK; encoded by the exons ATGGGGTTCTCCACCACCCAAATGCCACCATTGGGACCAATTGGCCCTTCATATTTCAAGTTCTCCCAGTCATGTCTCTGCTTCGCCTCACTTGGTGTTCCCTCTCGTCCCTTCTCTAATGCACTTCACAG GTATTGGGTGGAAATGCCTTCAGGGGTAATAGTTAACCTGCAAGCAAAACAAGAGAAGCGGATATTGGCATCCAGAAACTACACTGCAGCCTCCAATCTGGAGTTTGCTACAGAACACTACCAAAGCACTAAAAGCTCATGGAGACAAAAGAGTGAAACCTTGCGGGAATACAGAAGGTTACAGAAAAGTGAAAACTTGAGGGAATATCAAATGGGATATTCTCCAGTTAAGAATGAGCATGCGGAAGACGGTAGTTCTCATTCAGTTGAGCATGGAGCCACAGTTGCTGATAAATTCAATAGTCAGAAACAAGCATTCTCAAGAAATGGCAGAGGTTGTGTTGTTGATAGTAATGATCATGCTGCACCAGTAAAATTCAGTACAGAACAGAAAACTACCAGTAGCCGCAGTAGGACTTTGGGTAATGTGAATGGTCATGCAATTGGTGATAAAAGGCCAAGTAGTTTatctttgaaaattttttcaAGAGAAAGTGCACAGAAAAATGGATCCATGGTGGTAAAGGGCAGTGCACCTGTAGATAATATAAATGATGAGGCAGTTGATAAGAAAAAGCCTAATGGCTTCTCTTTGGGCAAAATCTCGAAAATGCATGCACAGACTGATAGGTCATTTTCAATGAAGATATTGAAGCACCAGAGAAATTTCAATGAAATTGAACATGTTGGTGCTGGTCTAATTGACGGTAAACAGACCAATGCAAAGCTTCTTGTGGTTAGTGATGCCGAAAAACCCTCCAATGCTAAGCAGGCATCTTGCCTTCCAGACATTAAAAAGAGGCTTGCTAGTGTTTATGGCAAAATTATGGTTGTTAATAATGTCTCTGTAGCAGATGAGGTTGTATATAAGCTTATGCATCAGTATAGGCATTTTGTTCACGCATGTGACACTGAG GTGGCCAAGATTGATGTGAAGGAAGAAACGCCCATTGACCATGGAGAGATAACATGCTTCAGTATTTATTCTGGACCCAAGGCAGATTTTGGAAATGGCAAATCTTGTATCTGGGTAGATGTTTTGGATGGTGGTGGCAAGGAGATTTTGGCCAAATTTGCTCCATTTTTCAAGGACCCAAACATTAGAAAG GTTTGGCACAACTATAGTTTTGACAATCATGTCATTGAGAATTATGATTTTCCTGTTTATGGGTTTCATGCTGACACAATGCACATGGCACGGTTATGGAATTCATCAAGACGGACAGATGGTGGGTATTCCCTTGAAGCTCTTACTGGTGATAAAAGAGTTATGAGTGGGGTTCAGTCTTGCTATGAAGAGTTGATTGGTAAAGTGTCCATGAAAATGATATTTGGCAAGAACAAGTTGAGAAAAGATGGATCTGAAGGAAAAATTATCACCATTGCTCCTGTGGAAGAGCTACAAAGAGAAGAGCGAGAATTATGGATTTGTTATTCTGCTTTAGATGCAATAAGCACCTGGCAGCTTTATGAGAGCTTGAAACACAAATTATGTCAGATGCCATGGAAAGTTGATGGCAAACCAGTTGGAAAATCTATGTATGACTTCTACCAGGAATACTGGAAACCATTTGGTGAGCTTCTAGTTAGAATGGAAACTGAGGGGATACTTGTTGATAGAGCATATCTTGCTGAGCTGGAGAAGGTTGCAAAAGCAGAACAAGAGGTTGCTGCTAATAGATTTCGCAATTGGGCGTGCAAGTACTGCCCTGATGCTAAGTATATGAACGTAGGGAGTGATACACAACTGCGCCAATTATTTTTTGGTGGGATTGCAAACag aaAGGATGATACAGAGAGTCTTCCACATGAGAGAATGTTCAAAGTTCCCAATGTTGATAAAGTGATTGAAGAAGGCAAGAAGTCTCCCACAAAATTTCGCAATATAAAGTTGCATAAAATTGGTGATTTTCCTGCTGAGAAGTACACAGCAAGTGGTTGGCCCTCAGTCGGTGGAGATGCTTTGAAGACACTTGCTGGGAAGGTCTCTGCAGAATATGATTTTATGGATAACGCCATTGTGGATGATTGCGAGTTAGATACAAttgaaaattcaaaatcaaaaatgTCATCGGTCCCCAACATAGATAAATCTGCTTATGGAACAGCTATGCTGGCGTTTCCAAGACAGGAGGAAGGAATTGAGGCTTGTCATGCTATTGCTTCTTTATGTGAAGTTTGCAGTATTGACTCTTTGATATCCAACTTCATCCTCCCCCTACAG GGGAGTAATGTAGCAAGCAAGAGAGGACGTGTTCATTGTTCCTTGAATATCAATACTGAAACTGGTCGCTTGTCAGCTAGGAGGCCAAATTTGCAG AATCAGCCTGCTTTGGAGAAGGACAGGTATAAGATCCGTCAGGCATTTATTGCTGCACCTGGAAATTCCCTTATTGTTGCTGATTATGGGCAG CTGGAACTTAGGATTCTTGCCCATCTTGCTGACTGTAAGAGCATGTTGGAAGCCTTCAAGGCTGGTGGAGATTTTCATTCAAGAACTGCAATGAACATGTACCAGCATATTCATGAAGCAGTTGATAAAGGGGAAGTGCTTCTTGAGTGGTATCCTCAACCTGGTGAGGATAAACCGCCAGCTCCTTTGTTGAAG GATGCTTTTGGTTCTGAAAGAAGAAAAGCTAAAATGCTTAACTTTTCCATTGCTTATGGAAAAACGCCAGTGGGCCTTGCCCGGGATTGGAAG GTTTCTGTAGAGGAAGCTAAGGCCACTGTTGATCTCTGGTATAAAGAAAGACAAGAAGTACTTAAGTGGCAACAAGCTCGCAAGCAAGAAGCTAGACAAGATGGTCGTGTTCACACGCTACTTGGACGGGCTCGCATATTCCCATCAATGGCTCATGCAAGTAATGCACAAAAAGGTCATATAGAGCGAGCTGCCATAAATACACCAGTGCAG GGTAGTGCCGCTGATGTTGCCATGTGTGCAATGTTACAAATATCAAAAAATGATCGGCTGAAGGAGCTTGGATGGAAACTGCTTTTACAG